One Ogataea parapolymorpha DL-1 chromosome VI, whole genome shotgun sequence DNA window includes the following coding sequences:
- a CDS encoding Protein LAS1, with product MYRHPQITPYKSSFEFEQLKKWFYSADQKLRARAVQKVAAYATKGSLPHSLESTSLLTSSTLLDEQLSSINADPMPIRLSYAMSLIKFCNGLLDPIQKSTYAMSLNRLAEILQLPTYFVEIRHAGTHEMLPSLEMLRFSAQSALEWLEINYWNEVFESTSSEPPEEKTDQEIDALTDSFKILRKIRREDIHKVYKFGDSTETGTKYWKAMKVLKSVKEDVLLNYMVYQNCLVLKTPLNEKKVNGIRLLYKPILEELGYDVVLGLFQTFLAADTKDELFSVQRTQWLQYFLSNGLTFSRNSIYSKFLNTHSIGVIFALLTKHPLESTAKLLETLSQHKQLLEQTKLTMKVNDQIKFMRTFYISDLSSQPALKKQKSESLFLFEQHELWEPKPFGQS from the coding sequence ATGTATCGACATCCTCAGATCACGCCCTATAAAAGCTCCTTCGAGttcgagcagctgaagaagTGGTTCTACAGCGCTGATCAGAAGTTGAGAGCTAGGGCTGTTCAGAAGGTTGCCGCGTACGCTACCAAAGGAAGTCTTCCTCATTCGCTAGAGTCCACCTCGTTGCTTACCAGTTCGACCTTGCTGGATGAGCAACTGAGCAGTATTAATGCCGACCCCATGCCTATCAGGCTGAGTTACGCGATGTCTCTGATCAAGTTCTGCAACGGTCTTTTGGACCCGATCCAGAAATCTACATATGCTATGAGTCTCAATAGACTCGCAGAGATACTGCAGCTTCCTACATATTTCGTGGAGATCCGACACGCTGGGACTCATGAAATGCTTCCATCACTGGAAATGCTTCGATTCAGTGCCCAAAGTGCTCTGGAATGGCTAGAGATTAATTACTGGAACGAGGTCTTTGAAAGCACGTCTTCCGAGCCGCCTGAGGAGAAGACCGACCAGGAAATAGATGCATTGACCGACAGCTTCAAAATACTGCGGAAAATCCGCAGAGAAGACATCCATAAGGTGTACAAGTTTGGAGACTCGACGGAAACGGGTACAAAATACTGGAAAGCGATGAAGGTGCTGAAGAGTGTCAAGGAAGACGTGTTATTAAACTATATGGTGTACCAGAACTGTTTGGTGCTCAAAACGCCGCTCAACGAGAAAAAAGTGAACGGTATCAGACTGCTTTACAAACCGATCCTAGAAGAACTTGGTTACGACGTGGTGCTGGGCCTGTTCCAGACTTTTCTGGCTGCTGACACTAAAGATGAGCTCTTTTCAGTGCAGCGCACACAGTGGTTGCAGTACTTCCTCTCAAACGGCCTTACATTTAGCAGGAACTCCATCTATAGCAAGTTCCTCAATACGCATTCGATAGGGGTGATTTTTGCGCTGCTAACAAAACATCCACTGGAGTCAACAGCCAAACTTCTAGAAACACTCAgtcagcacaaacagcttttggagcagacaaAGCTTACAATGAAGGTGAACGATCAAATAAAATTCATGCGCACATTCTATATATCGGATCTCTCGTCGCAACCAGCGttgaagaaacaaaagTCTGAGTCGCTGTTTCTTTTCGAACAACATGAGCTCTGGGAACCAAAGCCTTTTGGTCAGTCTTGA
- a CDS encoding protein AFG2: MPPKASSAKKSSSESEPAKAKLPKLPTEFILRPSHAGPKNTAAVYVSPQILTITGWSAGNFVKITRGLSDVTLLLQTWKPEEEDVYDLNVILMSQEYLQLTHFLLGERVELKKATSQPPYASEIHVNVQENTDETIIRSKLIDIGLVYENLTTSDFQVAQIVNVDAVTDSLDQLSLQDQSRKKTLRPFLLHHKTTKIEFHTVQQLQPPSAPYSYSKIGGLRKQIETLKRTIDIPLFRPDIFQRFGIDPPRGVLLHGSSGTGKSLLLKSVAFESQGCHVINISGPSIVSKYLGGTEEKLREYFKEAMKYQPAIILIDEIDSLTPSRNNEDVSEVDTRVTATLLMALDSIDGAVVVIGATNRINSIDASLRRPGRFDQEIEIPIPDAESRYDILSTQFAAMKGQHELTDSQIRVIANTTHGYVGADLVSLCRESILKCISRGLTTHQENQKVSFADVEESRSEIQPSAMREIVLEMPKVSWDDIGGQEVLKRKLKEMVQLPLTAANTFRRLGISAPKGLLLYGPPGCSKTLTAKALASESGLNFLAIKGPEVFNKYVGESERKIREIFHKARTSAPSIIFIDEIDALATNRDSEDAGNVSRQVLNSMLNEIDGVEELKGVIIIGATNRPDSIDPALLRPGRLDRHVYVAPPDRHARKQILEKNTVHFNLPNRVLLIEKLSDLTEGFSGSETVLLCQEAGLAAVMENNDCQQVEERHFMTALNDISKNITPEMLEYYTEFGERYRAV; this comes from the coding sequence ATGCCTCCTAAAGCTTCTTCTGCAAAGAAAAGCTCCAGCGAGAGCGAGCCCGCCAAAGCCAAGCTGCCCAAGCTCCCGACAGAGTTTATTTTACGGCCATCGCATGCGGGACCGAAAAACACAGCGGCCGTCTACGTCTCTCCCCAGATACTCACTATCACAGGGTGGTCTGCAGGaaattttgtcaaaatcACGCGAGGACTCTCGGACGTCACTCTGTTGTTGCAAACTTGGaagccagaagaagaggatgtGTATGATTTGAACGTGATTTTGATGTCGCAGGAGTATTTACAATTGACCCATTTTCTGCTCGGAGAAAGAgtggagctgaaaaaagcaACCTCGCAACCACCTTATGCATCGGAAATCCATGTAAACGTTCAAGAGAACACTGATGAGACCATTATACGGTCAAAGCTCATTGATATCGGCCTGGTGTACGAAAATTTGACCACATCCGATTTCCAAGTAGCTCAGATAGTCAATGTGGATGCTGTGACGGATTCGCTTGATCAACTATCTTTGCAGGACCagagcagaaagaagacaTTGCGACCATTTTTGCTGCACCATAAGACCACCAAAATTGAGTTTCACACCGTCCAACAGCTGCAGCCACCGTCTGCCCCATACAGCTACTCCAAGATTGGTGGTCTACGCAAACAAATCGAGACTCTCAAACGAACCATAGATATCCCGTTATTCCGGCCCGATATATTTCAGCGATTTGGGATCGACCCTCCGCGCGGTGTGCTTCTCCATGGAAGCTCAGGCACCGGCAAGTCTTTACTGCTCAAGAGCGTCGCGTTCGAGTCGCAGGGATGTCATGTGATCAATATCAGCGGCCCGTCGATAGTGTCGAAATACCTCGGTGGAACAGAGGAAAAGCTGCGTGAGTACTTTAAAGAGGCCATGAAGTACCAACCGGCCATCATtctgatcgacgagatcgactcgcTAACGCCCAGCCGCAATAACGAGGACGTTTCTGAGGTTGACACTCGTGTGACTGCCACTCTTTTGATGGCTTTGGACAGCATTGACGGGGCGGTTGTTGTGATTGGAGCTACCAACAGAATCAACTCCATTGACGCCAGCCTAAGACGGCCAGGCCGATTCGACCAGGAAATCGAGATTCCTATTCCCGATGCCGAGAGTCGATACGATATTCTTTCGACACAATTCGCAGCAATGAAGGGCCAACATGAACTCACGGACAGCCAGATAAGAGTCATTGCGAACACTACACACGGATACGTTGGAGCAGACCTGGTTTCCCTTTGTCGAGAGTCAATTCTCAAGTGCATTTCTCGTGGACTTACTACCCaccaagaaaatcaaaaagttTCGTTTGCAGACGTGGAGGAGTCAAGGAGCGAGATCCAGCCGAGCGCTATGCGGGAGATTGTTTTGGAGATGCCTAAAGTGAGCTGGGACGATATCGGTGGTCAGGAGGTGCTGAAACgaaagctcaaggagatggTCCAGCTTCCGTTGACGGCAGCAAACACATTTAGACGACTGGGAATCTCTGCTCCCAAGGGACTGCTTCTTTATGGCCCGCCTGGATGTTCCAAGACTCTGACCGCCAAGGCTCTTGCGTCAGAATCTGGGCTGAATTTTCTGGCCATCAAGGGACCGGAGGTGTTCAACAAGTATGTTGGTGAGTCTGAGAGAAAAATTAGAGAGATTTTCCATAAAGCCAGAACGTCTGCTCCatcaattatttttattGATGAGATCGACGCCCTGGCTACAAATAGAGACAGCGAAGACGCCGGAAACGTTTCTAGACAGGTGCTGAACTCGATGCTGAACGAGATAGACGGtgtggaagagctcaaagGCGTGATAATTATTGGTGCTACCAACAGGCCAGACTCAATAGatcctgctcttttgcgTCCTGGACGACTCGACAGACACGTCTATGTTGCGCCGCCCGACAGACACGCTAGGaagcagattttggagaaaaatacAGTCCACTTTAACCTTCCGAATCGCGTGTTGCTAatcgagaagctgagcGACCTGACCGAGGGATTCTCTGGGTCTGAGACCGTGTTGCTATGTCAAGAGGCCGGTCTAGCTGCCGTTATGGAAAATAACGATTGCCAGCAGGTGGAAGAACGTCATTTCATGACCGCTCTTAACGACATTAGCAAAAACATCACTCCAGAGATGCTCGAGTACTACACAGAGTTTGGAGAAAGATATAGGGCTGTGtaa
- a CDS encoding SUMO-conjugating enzyme UBC9, protein MAERNLRTERIQQERKNWRKDHPFGFYAKPMKAPDGSLDLLNWTAGIPGKSNTLWDNATYPLTIIFPEEYPAKPPKVKFPAGFYHPNVYPSGTVCLSILNEEQDWRPAISLKQILLGVQELLNTPNPDSPAQEPAWRLYTKDRVAYEKKIREQTKRYANPDK, encoded by the exons ATGGCTGAAAGAAACCTCCGAACTGAGCGCATACAACAGGAAAG AAAAAACTGGAGAAAAGACCATCCGTTTGGTTTTTATGCGAAGCCCATGAAGGCTCCTGATGGATCACTAGATCTACTCAATTGGACGGCTGGAATCCCTGGAAAATCAAATACACTGTGGGACAACGCCACTTACCCGCTTACCATCATATTCCCTGAAGAATACCCTGCCAAGCCTCCAAAAGTCAAGTTTCCAGCTGGCTTTTACCATCCAAATGTCTATCCATCGGGTACGGTGTGTCTGTCGATATTGAACGAAGAACAAGATTGGCGGCCCGCCATTTCCCTGAAACAAATATTGCTGGGTGTCCAAGAACTACTTAATACACCAAACCCTGATTCTCCTGCGCAGGAACCTGCCTGGAGACTTTACACCAAGGACCGTGTCGCATacgagaaaaagatcaGGGAACAGACCAAACGGTATGCCAATCCAGACAAATAA
- a CDS encoding Protein ECM19, translating to MSMNVNKAVSMAVFAAAGVYMGMKFFEPIVIEQLRKDGNLRTDIEVPQYDEEGNKLLDRGKQVTWEAIRKEKQAEEQLAESSVSKPVN from the coding sequence ATGTCGATGAACGTCAATAAGGCCGTGTCCATGGCTGTGTTTGCAGCCGCCGGAGTTTACATGGGGATGAAGTTCTTTGAGCCAATAGTCATTGAGCAGCTTCGCAAGGACGGAAACCTGCGCACTGATATAGAGGTTCCGCAGTACGACGAAGAGGgaaacaagcttctggaTCGCGGCAAACAGGTGACCTGGGAAGCGATCCGCAAGGAGAAGCAGGCAGAAGAGCAACTTGCAGAAAGTTCTGTTTCCAAGCCGGTGAATTAA
- a CDS encoding Protein FMP52, mitochondrial has translation MSSYFALGSTGLCGNFFVNIAANSPNVARIYTVSRREPKVTTDSSKLIATVEPDTDKWPALIKNLDIPQHSTYYSSFGTTRKAAGSAENFIKIDEGINVAAATAAKESGKFDTAVLVSSAGANSSSRFLYLATKGRIEEKIKELKFKRTIILRPGTLLGEREHAHSLLESVTRKVGGVVRGTMFGGLLAHPIKGEEVAKVAFYLSQKPIEEDNEVIVVDSSEMLKIVEDNGL, from the coding sequence ATGTCTTCTTACTTTGCACTAGGTTCCACTGGTTTATGCGGAAACTTCTTCGTCAACATTGCGGCCAACTCGCCGAATGTTGCCCGCATTTATACTGTCAGTCGTCGTGAACCAAAAGTCACCACGGACAGCTCCAAGCTCATTGCCACTGTCGAGCCTGATACCGACAAATGGCCTGCTTTGATCAAGAATCTTGATATCCCCCAGCATTCCACTTACTATTCGTCGTTTGGAACCACCAGAAAGGCTGCAGGCAGCGCTGAGAACTTCATCAAAATTGACGAAGGCATCAatgttgctgctgccactgctgccaaagaatCCGGAAAATTTGACACTGCCGTGCTGGTGTCCAGCGCTGGTGCCAATTCGTCCTCGCGGTTCTTGTATTTGGCCACCAAGGGCCGTATAgaggagaagatcaaggaaTTGAAGTTCAAACGTACGATTATTTTGAGACCAGGTACTCTACTCGGTGAAAGAGAGCATGCTCATAGCTTGCTTGAGAGCGTTACCAGAAAAGTGGGAGGGGTTGTGAGAGGCACAATGTTCGGAGGACTTCTTGCACATCCTATCAAGGGCGAGGAAGTTGCAAAGGTGGCCTTCTACTTAAGTCAGAAACCCATTGAGGAGGACAATGAGGTCATTGTTGTTGACAGCAGTGAGATGCTCAAGATTGTTGAGGATAATGGTTTATAA
- a CDS encoding Zinc finger protein gives MSLTFNQPGNFTCNSCQIRLPTADVQRIHMKTEWHRYNLKRRVAGLGPIDSVVFQSKVALQQRQEAINSDQDEFGFHIHRRHRTGRRQPTKKDLKRRTRRDILANSSVDRRAQSPAASVVSRASEFSLGSIHSEAQSECTIDDLISEPTVSDYDYLSPASDSETSDSETDYTEEEQEEEPVVLTNCFYCSVQSTDEEANVAHMFTAHGLFIPEQDHLADLSGLLQYLGDKAIIDKECLKCRFVGKNLVSIRQHLQSKGHCVIPYETRAERQVIERFYDFDESDYTTVKVLPSGIELPDGRILGSRSFARYYRQNFPRRDREVGDGERTMSLVVKDREFHAPSYHRPVVEAQREKLSLRQLRKGNNLAHFRDPLN, from the coding sequence ATGAGTCTTACTTTCAACCAGCCCGGCAACTTCACGTGCAATTCGTGCCAGATTCGTCTGCCCACGGCAGACGTCCAGAGAATCCACATGAAGACCGAATGGCACAGATACAACCTCAAGAGACGGGTGGCTGGACTCGGTCCGATCGATTCTGTTGTCTTCCAGTCTAAGGTTGctctccagcagcgccagGAGGCGATCAACAGCGACCAGGACGAATTTGGATTCCATATTCATCGAAGGCACCGCACTGGCCGTCGCCAGCCGACGAAAAAGGACCTGAAGAGACGGACTCGAAGAGATATACTGGCAAATAGcagcgtcgatcgacgcgcgCAATCGCCGGCCGCATCAGTGGTCTCGAGAGCAAGTGAGTTCTCTCTTGGATCGATCCACAGCGAGGCACAGTCCGAATGCACTATTGATGATCTCATTTCCGAGCCGACGGTGAGCGATTATGACTATTTGAGCCCGGCTTCAGATTCGGAAACGAGCGATTCTGAAACCGACTACACGGaagaggagcaggaggaagagcctGTAGTTTTGACCAACTGTTTCTACTGCAGCGTCCAGAGCACTGATGAAGAGGCCAACGTGGCTCACATGTTCACTGCTCACGGTTTATTCATTCCTGAACAGGATCACCTTGCTGATCTTAGTGGTCTACTGCAATATCTTGGAGATAAAGCAATAATTGATAAAGAGTGTCTGAAGTGCAGATTTGTGGGAAAAAACCTGGTCAGCATACGACAGCATCTCCAGAGCAAAGGCCATTGCGTCATCCCGTACGAAACGCGTGCAGAGAGACAGGTGATAGAGAGATTTTATGACTTTGATGAAAGTGACTACACGACAGTGAAAGTGCTGCCAAGTGGAATAGAATTGCCAGATGGACGCATATTGGGGAGCCGCTCGTTTGCTCGCTACTACAGACAAAACTTTCCTCGGCGTGACCGAGAAGTCGGCGACGGAGAACGAACCATGTCTTTGGTGGTTAAAGATCGCGAATTCCATGCTCCTAGCTACCATCGTCCAGTGGTTGAGGCGCAGCGGGAAAAACTTAGTCTGCGACAGCTGCGCAAGGGAAACAATTTAGCGCATTTCAGGGACCCTTTGAATTGA
- a CDS encoding Peroxisomal membrane protein PEX19: MSEKKPETHYSDDDLDDLDDLLDDFDDEILSKPPGATLKQDQELTTAPDEEPNLDDKELFGKLLKEIGAQDPDLSKNLGSFLDDIGKQNSGSSSPQPATKNNFQDVISETINRLKESGEQVDKSIKEEDGNDELITSLLKSLDLNLDLKGLDGQNGGVEDVGNLLVEMLEKLSSKNVLYEPLNDLYQKFPAWLENPENQQDENYSKYQQQYAVIKEIISTFDLPDHEDKKNKDIINTKLEELQELGMPPKELLNDDLKFLNFGGNSELELDDNDIPEDINKELEDTCKQT, encoded by the coding sequence atgagcgagaaaaaaccCGAAACACATTATTCAGATGACGATCTCGACGATCTGGATGACTTGCTCGATGACTTCGACGACGAAATTCTGAGCAAGCCGCCCGGAGCAACGCTGAAGCAAGATCAGGAGCTCACGACCGCACCGGACGAAGAGCCCAATTTGGACGATAAAGAGCTGTTCGGCAAACTATTGAAGGAAATAGGTGCTCAGGACCCCGATCTCTCGAAGAATCTCGGTAGTTTTCTGGACGATATTGGCAAACAGAACAGCGGGTCGTCGTCCCCTCAGCCGGCTACGAAGAACAATTTCCAGGACGTGATTTCGGAAACGATAAACCGGCTCAAAGAGAGCGGAGAGCAAGTAGACAAATCCATAAAGGAAGAAGACGGGAACGACGAACTGATTACAAGTTTGCTCAAGTCGCTTGATCTTAATTTAGATCTGAAAGGATTAGACGGGCAAAATGGGGGAGTCGAGGACGTTGGCAATTTATTGGTCGAGATGTTGGAGAAATTGTCGTCCAAAAATGTCTTGTACGAGCCATTAAACGACTTATACCAGAAATTCCCGGCCTGGCTCGAAAACCCTGAAAATCAACAGGACGAGAATTACTCAAAGTATCAGCAACAATACGCCGTGATCAAAGAAATCATCAGCACATTCGACCTCCCCGACCACGAGGAtaagaaaaacaaagatATCATCAACACCAAATTGGAGGAGTTACAAGAATTAGGAATGCCTCCGAAGGAATTACTTAACGACGACCTAAAGTTCCTGAATTTCGGAGGAAACTCCGAActggagctggacgacaacGATATCCCAGAGGATATCAAcaaagaactggaagaCACATGCAAACAAACATAG
- a CDS encoding Protein required for processing of 20S pre-rRNA in the cytoplasm, translating to MAGHRPTLKKPNKGFKSGHASKRALKAASKGKVEKVKSNNKRVHVPSKLERKNLANQLKHNKIAKTLEERSLFDHGNVERIVTIIPLTSNVSGVDIANKILGSVGEEGLQIKDTSGVTSVRVQRFKAGLKVIIPDMNNVIDVLDCAKVADFVVFGLSATEEVNPEIGEQIIRAAESQGISSVYGVVPDLVSAYPKRNLQQDVLKSLTSFFKHFFPQTERLFALETQMESLNLLRSLCQKKPKQITWRDSRGYMVADSVAWEAEGLMEGHLIIEGTVRGIGFHPDRLVYLPDLGDFPVSRIETLGKEPGVFVPGPERESLDPLQEAEDLDEEDMISDEDDWAMDAEDNEEEEKPEKRLPKGISEYQARWMHDEDLEELIEERGLESNSEDQESDMESDGMNEDADSHMDLEQEEEARQLEAYKRREREELEFPDEFELHPEESAVKRLARYRGEKSLASADWDYDEVDDRTPENWSRYLRVKNYKSTKNRILKQARAEVAVKAGQKCKIYVLVPSHIVERVTDPAKKPFAVYSLLPNEHKLSVCHFSAQTWEDYEEPIKSKDTMIVQYGPRRVQINPLFSQATKNANNVAKFLRFLHKGSISVATAVLPVSFSNCPAIFFKNTDSGTKFIAQGTFLNTDYTRILAKRIVLTGEIFKIHKSVVTVRYMFFNSHDVQHYQHIPLFTKMGRSGLIKESLGTHGYFKATFDGKLNAQDVVAMALYKRVWPKEAII from the coding sequence ATGGCAGGACACAGGCCCACGTTGAAGAAACCGAACAAGGGGTTTAAGAGCGGCCATGCATCCAAACGTGCGCTCAAAGCTGCCAGCAAAGGTAAAGTCGAGAAAGTCAAGAGCAACAACAAACGTGTTCATGTTCCTAGCAAATTGGAAAGAAAAAACCTAGCTAATCAATTGAAGCATAATAAAATTGCCAAGACGCTTGAGGAACGTTCCTTGTTTGATCATGGTAATGTCGAGAGAATTGTGACAATTATTCCTTTGACGAGTAATGTTTCTGGAGTGGATATTGCAAACAAAATCCTCGGATCGGTTGGCGAGGAAGGGTTGCAGATTAAAGACACCTCGGGTGTCACCTCTGTGAGGGTCCAGAGGTTCAAAGCAGGCCTAAAAGTGATCATTCCAGACATGAACAACGTCATTGATGTTCTTGATTGTGCCAAGGTTGCCGACTTTGTTGTTTTTGGTTTGAGTGCTACCGAGGAGGTGAATCCCGAGATTGGCGAGCAGATCATTCGTGCGGCAGAAAGCCAAGGTATTTCGAGCGTTTATGGTGTTGTGCCGGATTTGGTGAGTGCCTATCCAAAGAGAAATCTTCAACAGGACGTTCTCAAGTCGCTGACATCTTTCTTTAAGCATTTCTTCCCACAGACAGAAAGATTATTTGCGTTGGAAACGCAAATGGAATCATTAAATCTTTTGAGATCTCTCTGccagaaaaagccaaaacAGATCACATGGAGAGATAGCAGGGGATACATGGTTGCCGACAGCGTTGCTTGGGAAGCCGAAGGGCTGATGGAAGGGCATTTGATTATAGAAGGCACAGTCAGAGGCATTGGCTTCCATCCTGATAGATTGGTGTACTTACCGGATCTAGGCGACTTTCCGGTGAGCCGGATTGAGACTCTTGGAAAAGAGCCGGGCGTGTTTGTGCCAGGACCTGAGCGCGAGTCTCTGGATCCCCTCCAGGAAGCCGAAGACCTGGATGAGGAGGACATGATCAGTGACGAGGACGATTGGGCCATGGATGCCGAGGAcaacgaggaagaagagaaaccAGAAAAAAGGTTGCCAAAGGGCATTTCCGAGTACCAGGCCAGATGGATGCACGATGAAGACCTGGAAGAGTTGATTGAGGAAAGAGGTCTGGAAAGTAACTCTGAAGATCAGGAATCCGACATGGAGAGCGACGGCATGAACGAGGACGCCGACTCGCACATGGATCTGGAacaggaggaagaggccaGACAGCTGGAGGCATACAAGAGAAGAGAACGCGAGGAGCTTGAATTTCCAGACGAATTCGAACTCCATCCTGAGGAGTCTGCCGTCAAGAGGCTGGCCCGCTACCGTGGCGAAAAATCGCTGGCCTCAGCCGACTGGGACTACGACGAGGTAGATGACAGAACGCCTGAAAATTGGAGCCGGTATCTGAGAGTTAAAAATTACAAGAGTACCAAGAACCGGATTCTCAAACAGGCCAGAGCGGAGGTGGCTGTGAAAGCAGGACAAAAATGCAAAATATACGTTTTGGTGCCGTCGCACATCGTGGAGCGCGTCACAGACCCTGCCAAGAAACCGTTCGCCGTGTACTCGCTATTGCCGAACGAGCACAAACTGTCTGTGTGCCATTTTTCCGCACAAACATGGGAAGACTACGAGGAGCCGATCAAGTCCAAGGATACCATGATTGTTCAGTACGGACCCAGACGGGTGCAAATCAACCCGCTTTTCAGCCAGGCGACAAAAAATGCCAACAATGTGGCGAAGTTCCTCCGTTTTCTGCACAAAGGATCCATCTCGGTAGCCACTGCTGTGCTACCAGTAAGCTTCAGCAACTGTCCCGccattttcttcaaaaacacAGATTCCGGAACCAAATTCATTGCACAGGGAACCTTCCTCAACACAGACTACACTCGTATCCTTGCCAAGAGAATTGTTCTTACCGGAGAAATATTTAAAATCCACAAGTCGGTCGTCACCGTCAGATACATGTTCTTCAACTCTCACGATGTTCAGCACTACCAGCATATTCCGCTGTTCACGAAAATGGGACGTTCTGGTTTGATCAAAGAGTCTCTTGGTACACATGGTTACTTCAAGGCCACATTCGACGGCAAGCTGAACGCCCAGGACGTGGTGGCCATGGCTCTTTACAAACGTGTCTGGCCTAAAGAAGCGATTATATAA